A single window of Salvia splendens isolate huo1 chromosome 8, SspV2, whole genome shotgun sequence DNA harbors:
- the LOC121746120 gene encoding beta-amyrin 28-monooxygenase-like → MDAVLFFTIAALLISIIFAMMIRRSRNRNPNLPPGSLGWPLVGESLEFLRASVDGEPEEFVRRRVKKYDSQVFKSSLMGENMVFMCGAAGNKFLFSNESKSVTVWWPGSVRKLLGPCLATSTGDEARLMRRMIALFLTPDAFSKLYIKTMEMVCQQHIKTHWEGKDEVKVFPTIKRYTFGLACRLFMGLEDEEHIGKLASMFNIFLAGLISFPINLPGTRFWRGKLATHAIKDEVLKIVRARRSSSEQKLDLLNHLITTPDERGKYMTDSVIVNNILMLLFAGHDTTSVTITMTIKCLAERPDIYEKLLKEHKGIGESVQWEDLQKMKYTWSVACEALRLTPPVIGGFREALIDISYGGYHIPKGWKLFWSASNTHMDSSLYPSSADFDPSRFEESLGPAPFTFVPFGGGPRMCTGKEFARLELLLLMHNLVKRYRWKLVCPDEKISCDPMPTPLQGLPVRLQPHN, encoded by the exons atggATGCAGTTTTGTTTTTCACCATTGCAGCTCTTCTCATCTCCATAATTTTTGCTATGATGATTAGGAGGTCAAGAAATCGGAACCCGAATCTGCCCCCGGGCAGCCTCGGTTGGCCTCTCGTGGGCGAATCGCTCGAGTTCCTCCGTGCCTCGGTCGACGGTGAGCCGGAGGAGTTTGTGCGGAGGAGGGTGAAGAAATACGATTCTCAAGTTTTCAAGAGTTCTCTAATGGGGGAGAATATGGTGTTCATGTGCGGAGCTGCCGGAAACAAGTTCTTGTTCAGCAACGAAAGCAAGTCGGTGACCGTGTGGTGGCCGGGCTCCGTGAGGAAGCTGCTCGGGCCATGCTTGGCCACGAGCACGGGCGACGAGGCGAGGCTCATGAGGAGGATGATTGCGTTGTTCTTGACCCCCGATGCCTTCTCGAAGCTCTATATCAAGACTATGGAAATGGTCTGTCAGCAGCATATCAAGACTCACTGGGAAG GTAAAGATGAGGTCAAAGTGTTCCCGACGATCAAGCGGTACACGTTTGGGCTTGCGTGTCGGCTTTTCATGGGGCTCGAGGATGAGGAGCATATCGGGAAGCTAGCTTCTATGTTTAATATTTTCCTTGCAGGGTTAATCTCGTTTCCGATAAATTTGCCCGGGACGAGATTCTGGAGAGGGAAGTTAGCTACGCATGCGATCAAGGATGAAGTGCTCAAGATAGTGAGAGCGAGGAGGTCTAGCTCCGAGCAGAAACTAGACCTTCTTAATCATCTGATTACCACCCCGGATGAGAGAGGCAAGTATATGACTGATTCTGTCATTGTCAACAATATTCTCATGTTGCTTTTTGCGGGACACGATACCACTAGTGTCACCATCACCATGACGATCAAGTGTCTTGCGGAACGCCCTGATATTTATGAAAAGCTTTTAAAAG AGCACAAGGGCATAGGCGAGTCCGTGCAGTGGGAGGACCTACAGAAGATGAAGTACACATGGAGCGTTGCGTGTGAAGCATTGAGGCTTACACCGCCCGTCATTGGTGGTTTCAGAGAAGCCTTGATTGACATAAGCTACGGGGGCTACCACATCCCCAAGGGCTGGAAG TTGTTTTGGAGCGCCTCCAACACACACATGGACTCAAGCTTGTATCCGAGCTCAGCCGACTTTGATCCATCGAGATTTGAGGAGTCGTTGGGGCCGGCCCCCTTTACGTTTGTGCCGTTTGGCGGGGGGCCGAGGATGTGCACTGGCAAAGAGTTTGCGAGGCTggaattactactactaatgcACAATTTGGTGAAAAGATATAGGTGGAAGCTCGTGTGTCCCGATGAGAAAATTTCATGTGATCCAATGCCCACACCTCTCCAAGGTCTTCCCGTTCGTCTTCAACCGCATAACTAG